From a region of the Lactuca sativa cultivar Salinas chromosome 4, Lsat_Salinas_v11, whole genome shotgun sequence genome:
- the LOC122197522 gene encoding secreted RxLR effector protein 161-like encodes MDNCSSAKVPMAFEYKIFADPSGESVDYKTYRGMIGSLMYHTASRPDIVFAIGLCARYQVDPKVSHLKAVKQIFRCLKGSKALGLWYPARNDFSLQAFKDADHAGCKFDRKSTSGGYQFLGGRLVSWSSQKQHCVSMSTAKAEFVAASSCCSQVLWMKTQLMDYGYKMLRIPIYYDSESAIAISHNPIHHSKTKHIELRYHFIKDHILKGNIELIFCPIS; translated from the coding sequence ATGGATAACTGTTCCTCTGCCAAGGTTCCTATGGCCTTCGAATATAAGATTTTTGCTGATCCTTCCGGAGAATCAGTAGATTACAAGACTTATAGAGGAATGATTGGTTCATTGATGTACCACACTGCAAGCAGACCAGATATTGTCTTTGCAATAGGCTTATGTGCCAGGTACCAAGTCGACCCCAAAGTATCGCACTTAAAGGCAGTCAAACAGATATTCAGATGCTTAAAAGGAAGCAAagctcttggtctatggtaccctgCGAGGAATGACTTCAGCCTTCAAGCCTTTAAagatgcggatcatgccggatgcaaatTTGATAGAAAGAGCACTTCTGGTGGTTATCAATTTCTGGGAGGAAGACTAGTTAGCTGGTCTTCACAAAAACAACATTGTGTTTCTATGTCTACCGCAAAAGCAGAGTTTGTGGCCGCATCAagctgttgttctcaagtccTATGGATGAAAACCCAACTGATGGACTACGGATACAAAATGTTGCGGATACCGATTTACTATGATTCAGAGAGTgctatagcgatttctcataatcctattcatcaTTCGAAGACGAAGCATATTGAACTTCGGTACCATTTCATAAAGGACCATATActcaaaggtaacattgaactaatcTTTTGTCCcatctcatga